From the Bdellovibrio reynosensis genome, one window contains:
- the ruvC gene encoding crossover junction endodeoxyribonuclease RuvC has product MSLTILGVDPGSRITGFGVVRVENGRIEHINHGVIVLDADQGFPVRMTELGEAFREVMEKYKPHQVVIEKIFLGKNADSAFKLGHARGVVMYEAGRGGAAVHEYATRVVKKGVTGTGGASKEDVQAILKAILNIKVINRIDASDALAMACHHAFELKKKSIIERAVTV; this is encoded by the coding sequence ATGTCATTAACGATTTTGGGAGTAGATCCTGGATCTCGCATTACTGGCTTTGGAGTCGTGCGAGTTGAAAATGGACGGATTGAGCATATCAATCATGGTGTGATTGTGCTTGATGCGGATCAGGGGTTCCCTGTGCGTATGACAGAATTGGGTGAGGCTTTTCGTGAAGTCATGGAAAAGTACAAACCCCACCAAGTTGTTATTGAAAAAATATTTTTAGGAAAAAACGCGGACAGTGCTTTTAAATTAGGGCATGCCCGTGGGGTTGTGATGTATGAAGCTGGGCGCGGTGGTGCTGCAGTTCATGAATACGCCACCCGAGTTGTTAAAAAAGGTGTCACAGGCACTGGCGGAGCTTCGAAGGAAGATGTTCAGGCGATTTTAAAAGCGATCTTGAATATCAAAGTTATCAATCGCATCGATGCTTCGGATGCTTTGGCTATGGCCTGCCACCACGCTTTTGAATTAAAGAAGAAATCCATTATTGAAAGAGCAGTTACGGTATGA
- a CDS encoding tetratricopeptide repeat protein: MKIDASAIEKYQMILEKDPNSQVFAPLAEAYREMGMLAEAKKTVTAGVQRHPQFVGGLVTYAKVMRDLSELGKAGEALKRATSLAPENILAHQLTAEVHLANKNPKEALKAFKMVLFLNPNSKSAQKAVQKLESLTADEYDDEVFSMTKLPEVQLDEPRRKGTAAKTEEPMMVKPQPVSPSKAMERMLSLIDAFIVRNDLEKSHALLKDTRVEFGDHPEIQRRMKTLQVRYNDNDEVTSLKPLQPRDQIVRERKLEVLEMMLRRIEEYRA, from the coding sequence ATGAAAATAGATGCAAGTGCCATCGAAAAATATCAAATGATCTTGGAAAAAGATCCGAACTCTCAGGTTTTTGCTCCTTTGGCAGAAGCTTATCGAGAGATGGGCATGCTTGCTGAGGCTAAAAAAACCGTGACTGCCGGCGTTCAACGCCACCCGCAATTCGTTGGTGGGCTTGTGACTTACGCAAAAGTGATGCGCGATCTTTCAGAACTTGGCAAAGCTGGCGAAGCCTTGAAACGCGCCACTTCTTTAGCTCCAGAAAATATTTTAGCTCACCAATTAACGGCTGAAGTTCATCTTGCAAATAAAAATCCGAAGGAAGCTCTTAAAGCCTTCAAGATGGTTTTATTCTTAAATCCGAATTCAAAAAGCGCGCAAAAAGCCGTGCAAAAACTGGAATCTTTGACTGCGGATGAATACGACGACGAAGTTTTTTCGATGACAAAACTTCCGGAAGTTCAGCTTGATGAGCCCCGCCGTAAAGGCACTGCTGCTAAGACGGAAGAACCGATGATGGTGAAACCTCAGCCGGTCAGCCCAAGCAAGGCCATGGAAAGAATGCTTTCCTTGATTGATGCCTTTATTGTGCGCAACGATCTAGAAAAATCCCATGCCCTTCTAAAAGACACCCGCGTGGAATTCGGCGACCATCCAGAGATTCAAAGACGCATGAAAACCCTGCAGGTTCGCTACAACGATAACGATGAGGTCACCTCTTTAAAGCCTCTTCAACCACGGGATCAAATCGTTCGCGAAAGAAAACTGGAAGTATTAGAGATGATGCTTCGCAGAATCGAAGAGTATAGAGCTTAA
- a CDS encoding POTRA domain-containing protein — translation MQRWSSFLITSALVFSSSAFAKKFLDYSSLPKDVQTDLVRRFPNIEKEKLSLEQVDEALRYLQIKQQFEKLTVLDDNGPRYRLEYKKTRKVAEVRISGNKEISRNETESIFGVKSGDVFEQEALVEGGERVRQAYRDLGYLNAVVDIEMPPESDDRVGVHLKITENKRTLTNNIVLLSSNHELNKKLAKALKKYVDDPFTENTLGKIQKAARDYLKENHHVRADIIGPTTQFTADESQVTLSYRLERTEKYSFEYKGLSYFQKRQIEKHLDLENFTSGNPSIGTELAQKIKSFYLTEGYARVEVKADETDIRPFQRRVLFEIDEGPKIKIEKIAINGRFSKDEDYYAKFIEKHSSKLIDKGFYNKDDFDTGLKNLILELQNNGYLQAKLLSTRSQYNKTKDRLTLYVNLDEGPLTEIESVNFTGNKDFSNDQLLKVTEIKPGPLKLGQIEEAIAALKEYYRERGYIEMLLLNEKEDLVTYDETNTRASLNFKIFEGPQVRVASIVLEGNDFTKDYVIQQELDLKNGELVTPKKVDESIARLQRSGFFSTVEIRTLEEKTNVSNRTVLVKVTERDPGLFTLGAGATNERTLTLRGYTSGSYRNLWGTGRGVSLRLEGNYNVADIKYLESRIVFGYLEPYLFGTRIRGRVNITRSKTVTDYDIRQVSEVNSTTYSIEKDFTSHILGIWDIWSLATIKDFGVDDRYPFPETTQDIATTGPTLDLDFRDSPFNPTRGNFTRWSAEYSDPVLASTETDNFAIKYWRSTLSFTHYTTVGTLQLQPVVWANQLRGGYIQNLSDKPLGGVPWDKKGFTLGGQSTIRGYEAGTQEVFPNRQDLGLSESEKTYFLTSDASMYLLKSELRFPVYGALGGAVFYDGGSVQIKGLHFRDNYRDSAGFGIRYSTPVGPLSLEWAWKLDARPTEEPWRFHLSIGTF, via the coding sequence ATGCAACGCTGGTCCTCCTTTTTAATTACTTCAGCATTGGTTTTTTCTAGCTCTGCTTTTGCAAAAAAATTTTTGGATTATTCTTCGTTACCTAAAGACGTACAAACAGATCTGGTACGTCGTTTTCCGAATATTGAAAAAGAAAAATTAAGCTTAGAGCAAGTCGACGAAGCCCTTCGCTACTTGCAGATCAAACAGCAATTTGAAAAGCTGACAGTTTTAGATGATAACGGTCCCCGCTATCGACTGGAATATAAAAAGACCCGCAAAGTTGCTGAAGTTCGTATTAGTGGGAATAAAGAAATATCTCGCAATGAAACCGAAAGTATTTTCGGGGTGAAATCGGGGGACGTTTTTGAACAAGAAGCCTTAGTCGAAGGTGGCGAAAGAGTTCGTCAAGCCTACCGGGATCTTGGCTACTTAAATGCTGTCGTTGATATTGAAATGCCGCCAGAATCTGATGATCGCGTGGGCGTTCATCTTAAAATCACTGAAAATAAGCGCACGCTAACAAATAACATTGTCCTATTAAGTTCAAATCACGAACTTAATAAAAAACTGGCGAAAGCCTTAAAAAAGTATGTCGATGATCCTTTCACTGAAAACACCTTAGGCAAGATTCAAAAAGCTGCCAGGGATTACCTGAAAGAAAACCATCACGTTCGCGCTGACATTATCGGCCCAACGACTCAGTTCACCGCTGATGAATCACAAGTGACCTTAAGTTACAGACTTGAGCGCACAGAAAAATACTCTTTTGAATATAAAGGCCTTAGCTACTTTCAAAAGCGTCAGATTGAAAAACATCTGGATTTAGAAAACTTCACCTCAGGAAATCCTTCAATAGGAACTGAACTAGCACAAAAGATTAAGAGCTTTTATCTGACGGAAGGCTATGCGCGTGTGGAAGTGAAGGCCGATGAAACTGACATTCGCCCCTTCCAACGCCGAGTTTTATTTGAAATTGATGAAGGACCGAAAATCAAGATTGAAAAGATCGCAATCAATGGCCGCTTCAGCAAAGATGAAGACTATTATGCCAAGTTTATCGAAAAACACAGTTCTAAACTGATCGATAAAGGCTTTTACAATAAAGATGACTTTGATACCGGTTTAAAAAACCTTATTTTAGAACTGCAAAACAACGGGTATCTGCAAGCCAAGCTTCTGTCGACGCGAAGTCAGTATAATAAAACAAAAGATCGGCTGACCTTGTATGTAAACTTGGATGAAGGCCCACTGACAGAAATTGAGTCCGTGAACTTTACGGGAAATAAAGATTTTTCTAATGACCAGCTTTTAAAAGTAACAGAAATCAAGCCCGGCCCATTAAAACTGGGACAGATCGAAGAAGCCATCGCAGCCCTTAAAGAATATTATCGCGAGCGTGGTTATATCGAAATGCTTCTTTTAAACGAAAAAGAAGACTTGGTGACCTATGATGAAACCAACACCCGGGCCTCGTTAAACTTTAAAATTTTTGAAGGCCCCCAAGTTCGCGTAGCAAGCATTGTTTTAGAAGGTAATGACTTCACCAAAGATTACGTTATTCAGCAGGAACTAGATCTGAAAAACGGTGAACTGGTGACACCTAAAAAGGTCGATGAATCCATCGCTCGTCTGCAACGTTCTGGATTTTTTAGCACCGTTGAAATTCGCACCTTAGAAGAAAAAACCAATGTTTCTAATCGCACCGTTTTAGTTAAGGTGACTGAACGCGATCCGGGCCTATTCACCCTGGGTGCGGGTGCGACGAATGAAAGAACGCTAACTTTAAGAGGTTACACCAGTGGTTCTTATCGTAATCTTTGGGGCACAGGACGAGGGGTTTCTTTACGTTTAGAAGGTAACTATAACGTTGCTGACATTAAGTATTTAGAAAGCCGTATCGTCTTTGGTTATCTTGAGCCTTATCTTTTCGGCACCCGTATTCGCGGTCGTGTGAACATCACTCGTTCTAAAACCGTAACCGATTATGATATTCGCCAGGTGTCTGAAGTAAACTCTACCACCTACTCTATAGAAAAAGACTTTACATCTCACATTCTAGGGATATGGGACATTTGGTCCTTAGCAACAATTAAAGATTTCGGGGTTGATGATCGCTATCCGTTCCCAGAAACAACCCAAGATATCGCAACCACAGGTCCCACATTGGATTTAGATTTTAGGGACAGCCCTTTCAATCCTACCAGAGGAAATTTCACCCGCTGGAGTGCTGAATATTCAGACCCTGTATTAGCAAGCACCGAGACTGATAATTTTGCGATTAAATATTGGCGCAGCACTTTAAGCTTCACGCACTATACGACCGTAGGAACCCTGCAGTTGCAACCGGTGGTGTGGGCGAATCAACTGCGTGGCGGATATATTCAAAACCTAAGTGATAAACCTTTAGGGGGCGTACCTTGGGATAAAAAAGGCTTTACCCTGGGTGGTCAGTCGACGATTCGTGGTTATGAAGCTGGGACCCAAGAGGTCTTCCCCAATCGTCAAGATTTAGGATTATCTGAAAGTGAAAAGACCTATTTCTTAACTTCGGATGCCAGTATGTATTTGCTAAAGTCTGAATTGCGCTTTCCTGTTTATGGCGCCTTAGGTGGAGCTGTGTTTTATGATGGTGGTTCCGTGCAAATCAAGGGTTTGCATTTTAGAGATAACTATCGTGACTCTGCAGGATTTGGGATTCGCTATAGCACACCGGTAGGACCTTTATCTTTAGAATGGGCATGGAAGTTAGATGCCCGTCCTACTGAAGAACCTTGGCGCTTTCACTTATCCATCGGAACATTCTAA
- a CDS encoding helix-turn-helix domain-containing protein, producing MKQKNVLAEFLKNKRVSAGLSQRDVADKLGYSTPQFISNWERGVSHPPINALKRLGELYKVSADDLFEVTLNATITEVTQDLRRKFATSKTR from the coding sequence ATGAAACAGAAAAATGTGCTAGCAGAATTTTTGAAAAATAAACGAGTATCAGCAGGTCTTTCTCAAAGAGATGTTGCCGATAAATTGGGTTATTCTACTCCGCAATTCATTTCTAACTGGGAGAGAGGCGTTTCTCATCCGCCAATCAACGCACTTAAAAGACTTGGTGAACTTTATAAAGTTTCTGCCGATGATTTGTTTGAAGTGACTTTAAATGCAACAATTACTGAAGTTACCCAAGATTTGCGCAGAAAATTTGCAACTAGCAAAACTAGATAA
- a CDS encoding translocation/assembly module TamB domain-containing protein, producing the protein MKRAFWILITPIAGFLVLYLLGTKIVGPKLESWTLQQVQSYSDQELPVSIRAEKLQLKLFKPSLIVEDIEISAKGDLARSVQKVHIKGLRVFLDFFQLLVGKVKLSAVVVESPEVVLDIDPFLEDDTPPKELPIDMIFDQLAKLPLQRVFLQNLSLKVSSKKLKFTTEIQSGDLLLNNMAKNITAKINLPALTASYDGISNLEGSLDSHLYLTRQSLRIIQLGLRLDSSEIYARGELTRIKQVTIKPSGVLDISGKVNLQDVYQEIKKIRPGLKIPTLAGQVNLDVETRFDGLKNLRGKADLTTRAVVVDKFELGDARIQGDYQDNVVTLSELRAHHPAGEAVLTKSQITLDGNFPFTTKLHFDWELQKLFESLDLAGIPVGMDLKADVPCEGQIYPSIQVTCSNVDLQAENLWVKSGMAKTDNYILELVSMGAKGQFKVTPQSIAYAAKVNVGNSSGTSDGTIDFAQGFKINFKTDKLDMKDIKNLSNLKIEGSASIDGSTSGDSQAAIFDMKMNARDFTFEGFYLGNLISTLHYRDGNLAFEDVAGAVNKTQYLGDLTVRFNSKTLEGDFSAPTADLNDIALIFSKIYELPVSVQGLGSAKAKVSGPLDFWKMNYQLQSAFKKVFIGPESFDQLQFNVSAVNGNMNTDKVQLSRGLSTLTLQGGISSEKVMNLYADGKNWKLEESDTITKVNSNISGNLNFAAELKDNVTTPQILAKGAITDTYFEEQEIPNSNFIFKINREFLNTQVSLFGDKVQSEFQYPFEKGRAPLLIKLNTNDWNFSSLLGLIGGINLANEYNSSLTTNVDLRSESGELFKSSGKVTVQNLSLKRGTMSFANKAPIEITANNGALTIRNFNLEGPHNSLQVRGENFTADDLNVAVNLEADMRLLQIFLPFLEDLGGPINLSTTVSGKITKPAILGNFNANNAFIKIKGFPHPIERLSTEVVFSQSRIIINGIKAQIAGGTLTGDGGVQINGIKDLPTSIRLRMENVTFNVPDKIRTSGNADMLFSGRWFPFTLSGTYHVASALVEKEFTEDGGSVAGVKQSVYLPKVIREGRFEPVVLDLQIILDRNIIVKNSLLDGSVTGNIQVKGPPSNPILLGRINMDRKSKLIFKDKIFEVQNGVVEFNDPNEINPNLYISAQSRIDEYDITLIAQGPAKNVGIRLTSIPPLPEQDIISLIALGVTSSTKEQNLTSRQQAEQLGVEIGGAVLAKPISKQLESTLGLNLQVTSEYDSTRNISVPKITLSRRLSERVKVSGSRPVGDNQSYDLKLEYLINNNITAVGSFENRGIEENSTLQTVQPASQSIFGLDLEFKREFK; encoded by the coding sequence GTGAAACGCGCGTTCTGGATCTTAATCACGCCGATTGCAGGATTCTTAGTTCTTTATTTGTTAGGCACAAAAATTGTCGGCCCGAAACTAGAATCGTGGACTTTACAACAAGTCCAAAGCTATTCCGATCAAGAATTACCCGTCAGTATTCGCGCCGAAAAACTTCAGCTTAAATTATTTAAGCCTTCCCTTATTGTTGAAGATATTGAAATCAGCGCTAAAGGGGATCTTGCTAGATCGGTCCAAAAAGTTCACATCAAAGGACTGCGTGTCTTTTTAGATTTTTTTCAACTATTAGTGGGTAAAGTAAAACTTTCTGCGGTGGTGGTTGAAAGCCCGGAAGTGGTTTTAGATATCGATCCGTTTTTAGAAGACGATACGCCACCTAAAGAACTCCCGATTGATATGATCTTTGACCAGTTGGCAAAGCTTCCGCTGCAAAGAGTGTTTTTGCAGAACTTAAGTTTAAAGGTCAGTTCAAAGAAATTAAAATTCACCACGGAAATTCAAAGTGGTGATTTGCTTCTAAATAACATGGCTAAGAACATCACGGCGAAAATCAACCTTCCGGCTTTGACAGCCAGCTATGATGGCATAAGCAACCTTGAAGGATCTTTAGATTCGCACCTGTATTTAACTCGCCAATCTTTACGCATCATCCAGCTAGGACTGCGTTTAGATTCATCAGAAATTTATGCCCGCGGTGAATTGACTCGTATTAAACAAGTGACGATCAAACCATCAGGGGTTCTTGATATCTCTGGAAAAGTTAATTTGCAGGATGTGTATCAGGAAATTAAAAAAATCCGTCCTGGCTTGAAAATTCCTACTTTAGCGGGCCAAGTAAATTTGGACGTTGAAACTCGCTTTGACGGATTAAAAAATCTGCGCGGCAAAGCAGACCTCACGACCCGTGCCGTGGTGGTTGATAAGTTTGAATTGGGTGACGCCCGCATTCAAGGTGATTATCAAGATAACGTCGTCACTTTATCTGAACTAAGAGCCCACCATCCAGCTGGTGAAGCGGTCCTTACTAAATCGCAAATCACTTTGGATGGTAATTTTCCATTCACAACGAAATTGCACTTTGACTGGGAACTGCAAAAACTTTTTGAATCTTTAGACCTAGCTGGCATCCCCGTGGGCATGGATTTAAAAGCCGATGTTCCTTGTGAAGGCCAAATTTATCCAAGCATCCAAGTCACTTGTTCAAATGTAGATCTGCAAGCAGAAAATCTGTGGGTTAAATCAGGAATGGCTAAGACAGATAATTACATTCTTGAACTTGTCAGTATGGGTGCTAAGGGTCAATTTAAAGTGACTCCGCAAAGTATTGCCTATGCCGCTAAAGTGAACGTAGGCAACAGCTCCGGAACTAGCGACGGAACCATCGATTTCGCTCAAGGTTTTAAAATCAACTTCAAAACCGATAAACTAGATATGAAAGATATCAAAAATCTTTCAAATCTTAAAATTGAAGGCTCAGCGAGTATTGATGGTTCAACATCAGGGGATTCCCAAGCGGCGATTTTTGATATGAAGATGAACGCCAGGGATTTTACATTTGAAGGTTTCTATTTAGGAAACTTGATTTCAACCCTGCATTATCGAGATGGCAACCTAGCTTTTGAAGATGTCGCGGGAGCTGTTAATAAAACCCAGTACCTTGGTGACCTCACCGTCCGATTTAACAGTAAGACCTTGGAAGGTGACTTCTCTGCACCTACGGCAGACTTAAATGATATCGCTTTGATTTTCTCTAAAATTTATGAACTGCCTGTTTCTGTTCAAGGCCTTGGCTCTGCAAAAGCAAAAGTTAGTGGCCCCCTGGATTTCTGGAAAATGAACTATCAACTGCAATCGGCTTTCAAAAAGGTATTTATCGGACCTGAAAGCTTTGATCAACTGCAGTTCAACGTTTCAGCCGTAAATGGCAATATGAACACTGATAAAGTTCAATTAAGCCGTGGATTATCGACTTTGACCTTGCAAGGTGGAATCAGCTCTGAAAAAGTCATGAATCTTTATGCTGATGGAAAGAACTGGAAACTGGAAGAATCCGACACCATCACCAAGGTCAATTCAAACATCAGCGGCAACTTGAACTTTGCAGCCGAACTGAAAGACAATGTAACAACACCCCAAATCTTAGCCAAAGGGGCCATCACCGACACTTACTTTGAAGAACAAGAAATCCCTAATTCGAATTTTATCTTCAAAATCAATCGCGAGTTTTTAAACACTCAAGTCAGTCTTTTCGGCGACAAAGTGCAATCCGAATTTCAATATCCTTTCGAAAAAGGTCGCGCCCCACTTTTAATTAAACTTAATACCAACGATTGGAACTTCTCTTCACTATTGGGCCTTATCGGGGGCATTAACTTAGCCAATGAATATAACTCGTCACTGACTACGAATGTGGATCTAAGATCAGAGTCTGGGGAATTGTTTAAATCTTCCGGCAAAGTGACAGTACAAAATCTTTCGCTGAAACGCGGAACAATGAGCTTTGCCAATAAAGCACCTATTGAAATAACCGCAAATAATGGTGCTTTAACGATTCGAAATTTTAATTTGGAAGGCCCCCATAATAGCCTGCAGGTTCGCGGTGAAAATTTTACGGCCGATGACTTAAACGTGGCTGTGAATTTAGAAGCCGATATGCGCTTATTGCAGATTTTTTTACCCTTCCTTGAAGATCTGGGCGGGCCGATTAATCTTTCCACCACAGTTTCAGGAAAGATCACTAAGCCCGCGATTCTTGGAAACTTCAATGCCAATAATGCCTTTATTAAAATCAAAGGCTTCCCTCACCCCATTGAACGCCTTTCAACTGAAGTCGTATTTTCGCAAAGTCGTATCATTATCAATGGTATTAAAGCGCAAATTGCTGGCGGTACGTTGACTGGCGATGGTGGTGTGCAAATCAATGGCATTAAAGATCTGCCGACGTCCATCCGTTTAAGAATGGAAAACGTGACCTTCAATGTTCCTGACAAAATCAGAACCAGCGGAAACGCAGATATGTTGTTTTCAGGCCGCTGGTTCCCGTTCACCCTTTCGGGAACTTACCATGTAGCTAGTGCTTTGGTTGAAAAAGAATTTACCGAAGATGGCGGATCTGTTGCGGGGGTTAAACAAAGCGTTTATTTGCCAAAAGTAATTCGTGAAGGCCGCTTTGAACCTGTCGTGCTAGATTTGCAAATTATCTTAGATAGAAACATCATTGTTAAGAATTCTTTGTTAGATGGTTCTGTCACTGGGAATATTCAAGTGAAAGGCCCCCCATCGAATCCGATTCTTTTAGGCCGTATCAACATGGATAGAAAGTCCAAGTTGATCTTTAAAGATAAAATCTTTGAAGTGCAAAACGGTGTGGTTGAATTCAACGACCCTAACGAGATCAATCCAAACCTATATATTTCCGCCCAATCACGCATTGATGAATACGATATCACTTTGATTGCCCAAGGGCCTGCAAAGAACGTGGGGATTCGTTTAACCAGTATCCCGCCGTTACCAGAACAAGATATTATTTCATTGATTGCCTTGGGTGTGACCTCTTCCACCAAAGAACAAAACCTAACGTCCCGTCAACAAGCAGAACAATTGGGTGTGGAAATCGGCGGCGCGGTTTTAGCAAAACCAATCAGCAAACAGTTAGAAAGCACCTTAGGTTTAAATCTGCAAGTCACCTCAGAGTACGATTCAACCCGCAATATCTCCGTTCCTAAAATCACTTTGAGCCGTCGACTTTCAGAACGCGTCAAAGTGTCAGGCAGCCGTCCGGTGGGTGATAATCAGTCCTATGATTTAAAATTAGAATACCTGATCAATAATAACATCACGGCTGTAGGTTCTTTTGAAAACCGCGGCATTGAAGAAAATTCGACCCTACAAACCGTTCAACCTGCTTCGCAAAGCATCTTTGGTTTGGATCTAGAGTTTAAAAGGGAGTTCAAATAA
- the ruvA gene encoding Holliday junction branch migration protein RuvA, whose product MIGYLRGKIIEVSSDSALLDVQGVGYEVHASSNTLVDLQSLLGKDIIVWVHTHVREDALTLFGFHSKDEKNLFLSLLKVNGVGPKMALSILSGGRPNQIQEMIEAGNAKALSGLPKVGKKTAEQIILTLKGKLVSIEETVKSKSEAHTQITSALLNLGYKSQNVDQFVASLPTDMSLEEGVRKGLQTLSGSLA is encoded by the coding sequence ATGATCGGTTATTTACGCGGTAAAATTATTGAAGTTTCTAGCGACTCCGCTTTGTTGGATGTACAAGGTGTTGGTTATGAAGTTCATGCTTCTTCAAACACCTTGGTCGATCTGCAGTCTCTTTTAGGTAAAGATATTATCGTGTGGGTTCACACCCATGTGCGTGAAGATGCTTTAACTCTGTTTGGCTTTCATTCTAAAGATGAAAAAAATCTTTTCCTTTCGCTTTTAAAAGTGAATGGCGTTGGTCCGAAGATGGCGTTAAGCATTCTTTCTGGCGGCAGACCAAATCAAATCCAAGAAATGATCGAAGCGGGTAATGCAAAAGCCCTTTCTGGTTTACCAAAAGTGGGTAAGAAGACGGCTGAGCAGATTATTCTTACTTTAAAAGGCAAACTTGTTTCTATCGAAGAAACTGTGAAGTCGAAATCAGAAGCGCATACGCAGATCACCTCGGCGCTTTTGAATCTTGGTTATAAATCGCAAAACGTCGATCAGTTCGTGGCTTCATTGCCTACGGATATGAGCCTTGAAGAAGGTGTTCGCAAAGGCTTGCAAACATTATCTGGGAGCTTAGCATGA
- the efp gene encoding elongation factor P, producing the protein MYETSDFKKGLKIMLEGKPYVVVDFQHVKPGKGNQFTRTKLKNMLTGQNLESTFKSGEKFEVPNVENKEMTFLYKDDSGYNFMSPESYEQIAMSEDDLGESKYYLVENLKVVVLFYNEKAVAVDVPKAVNLTVAKTDPGVKGDRVTGATKPAIMETGLSVGVPLHINEGDVLRIDTSTGDYVERVSQK; encoded by the coding sequence ATGTACGAAACGTCGGATTTCAAAAAAGGTCTTAAAATCATGCTTGAGGGGAAACCCTATGTAGTTGTGGATTTCCAACACGTTAAGCCTGGTAAGGGAAACCAATTCACTCGCACGAAGCTTAAAAACATGCTAACTGGCCAGAACTTGGAATCCACTTTCAAATCTGGTGAAAAATTCGAAGTACCAAACGTTGAAAATAAAGAGATGACTTTCCTTTATAAAGACGATTCTGGTTACAACTTCATGTCTCCTGAAAGCTACGAACAAATCGCTATGTCTGAAGACGACCTTGGCGAATCAAAGTACTACCTAGTAGAAAACTTGAAAGTTGTAGTTTTATTCTACAATGAAAAAGCCGTTGCAGTTGACGTTCCAAAAGCAGTGAACTTGACTGTTGCTAAAACAGATCCGGGCGTAAAAGGCGACCGTGTGACTGGTGCTACTAAGCCCGCAATCATGGAAACTGGTTTGTCTGTAGGCGTTCCATTGCACATCAACGAAGGCGATGTTCTTCGCATTGACACATCTACTGGCGACTACGTAGAGCGCGTTTCTCAAAAATAA
- a CDS encoding tetratricopeptide repeat protein: MSTYIELEIQNLLNEVTDLDVVCDRIIDYLEAAPDRFTQDNINALCKFLINSRSYLRLVGFVLRHIDNEDFPIPWPYFLESLGLIGEEIDNKTLKALTEGIEEGEAQAEASRSRALKSLEELGEWRSNRKYKIHKDYLNNKRQLLDQLITLRTQQLYEQEKKLLQRLQKLYPGDKDIMHEVGQHKQRYALEILQKRTPKNRGIKTEEYNVKDPEVEKALEALLVSLREHAEENPQMALDFAIAAFMFESYEAALAILEFSPETSALLWFRLEVLLKCRRFVELLNELSKIELALAEEPETFFATAYLRAQALWGLGQKHTAIEVMEGLLASRPHYRAASALIVVWRSQ, from the coding sequence TTGTCCACTTATATTGAGTTAGAAATCCAAAATTTACTCAATGAGGTCACTGACCTTGATGTCGTGTGTGACCGTATCATCGATTACCTTGAAGCCGCCCCGGACCGTTTTACCCAAGATAATATCAACGCCCTTTGCAAGTTTCTAATTAACTCTCGAAGTTATTTGCGATTGGTGGGTTTCGTTCTTCGCCACATCGACAATGAAGACTTCCCGATTCCTTGGCCATATTTTTTAGAGTCCTTAGGACTTATCGGCGAAGAGATCGACAACAAAACTTTAAAAGCCTTAACTGAAGGAATCGAAGAAGGCGAAGCACAAGCCGAAGCTTCCCGTTCCCGCGCCTTAAAATCTTTAGAAGAATTGGGCGAGTGGCGCAGCAATCGGAAATATAAAATTCATAAAGATTATCTAAATAACAAACGCCAACTATTAGATCAGCTGATCACATTGCGTACCCAGCAACTTTATGAACAAGAAAAAAAATTGTTACAACGTCTGCAAAAACTTTATCCCGGCGATAAAGATATCATGCATGAAGTGGGACAGCATAAGCAGCGCTATGCTTTAGAGATTCTGCAAAAAAGAACTCCGAAAAATCGCGGCATCAAAACTGAAGAGTACAACGTTAAAGATCCTGAAGTTGAAAAAGCTTTAGAGGCTTTGCTAGTAAGCTTGCGGGAACATGCAGAAGAAAATCCACAGATGGCTCTTGATTTTGCCATCGCCGCATTCATGTTTGAAAGTTACGAAGCGGCCTTAGCTATTCTTGAATTCAGTCCAGAGACCTCTGCATTGCTGTGGTTCCGGTTGGAAGTCCTGTTAAAGTGCCGCCGCTTCGTTGAACTTTTAAATGAACTTTCAAAAATTGAACTTGCCTTAGCAGAAGAACCAGAAACTTTTTTTGCAACAGCTTACCTGCGCGCCCAAGCCTTATGGGGCTTAGGTCAAAAACATACAGCCATAGAGGTGATGGAAGGCTTATTGGCGTCCCGTCCCCACTATCGTGCTGCTAGTGCCCTTATCGTGGTGTGGAGATCCCAGTGA